In Hyphomicrobiales bacterium, a single genomic region encodes these proteins:
- the rsmH gene encoding 16S rRNA (cytosine(1402)-N(4))-methyltransferase RsmH, which produces MSSELPHIPVMLDEVVAYLKEVGDLKGLRIVDGTFGNGGYTRALLDAGAEVIAIDRDPNAIAAGQALVAESEGRLTLVEGRFGDLDQHVRDLGFDHVDGVVLDVGVSSMQLDQAERGFSFREDGPLDMRMEQAGLSAADVVNTFSKSDLQRVISVLGEEKKAGYVAHAIVTAREEAPIDTTAKLAAIAEHAVGKRHDDKIHPATRTFQALRIFVNRELQELARALMAAEAILGEGGSLVVVAFHSLEDRIVKKFLADRSRVSGGGSRHLPAVEVDAPTFSLSNRRVHTPSPDEISRNARARSAKLRAAIRLDGASRPLDMAAVGVAPLSQYSLL; this is translated from the coding sequence GTGAGTAGTGAGTTGCCGCATATTCCTGTGATGCTTGATGAAGTTGTTGCTTATCTCAAAGAGGTTGGCGATCTCAAAGGCTTGCGGATTGTTGACGGCACTTTTGGTAATGGTGGCTATACCCGCGCTTTGCTCGATGCGGGTGCTGAGGTGATTGCGATTGATCGTGATCCTAATGCGATTGCGGCAGGTCAAGCGCTTGTGGCTGAGAGCGAAGGTCGGTTGACCTTGGTTGAGGGGCGCTTCGGTGATCTTGATCAGCATGTGCGTGATCTTGGTTTTGATCATGTTGATGGTGTGGTGCTTGATGTTGGCGTTTCTTCCATGCAGCTTGATCAGGCAGAGCGTGGCTTTTCGTTCCGCGAAGATGGGCCGCTTGATATGCGCATGGAGCAGGCAGGCCTCAGTGCTGCTGATGTGGTGAACACGTTTTCAAAATCAGATTTGCAGCGCGTGATTAGCGTGCTGGGTGAAGAGAAGAAGGCGGGCTATGTGGCGCACGCGATTGTAACAGCGCGCGAAGAAGCGCCGATTGATACAACCGCGAAGCTTGCAGCCATTGCAGAGCACGCAGTTGGTAAGCGCCATGATGATAAAATCCATCCAGCAACGCGCACCTTCCAAGCGCTCAGAATTTTCGTAAACCGTGAACTTCAAGAACTTGCCCGTGCGCTTATGGCGGCAGAGGCGATCTTGGGTGAGGGCGGTAGTTTGGTCGTTGTGGCGTTTCATTCGCTGGAAGACCGGATTGTTAAAAAGTTTTTGGCTGATCGCAGTCGTGTGTCTGGTGGCGGCTCTCGTCATTTGCCAGCGGTGGAAGTGGATGCGCCGACATTCTCGCTTTCCAATCGCCGTGTTCACACGCCGTCTCCCGATGAAATTTCTCGTAATGCTCGTGCGCGCTCTGCCAAGTTGCGCGCTGCCATTCGTCTTGATGGCGCATCGCGCCCGCTTGATATGGCGGCGGTCGGTGTTGCGCCACTTTCACAATATTCGCTCTTGTAA